One genomic segment of Hordeum vulgare subsp. vulgare chromosome 2H, MorexV3_pseudomolecules_assembly, whole genome shotgun sequence includes these proteins:
- the LOC123426028 gene encoding uncharacterized protein LOC123426028 isoform X2, producing the protein MSRGCHVHQPYPPHLSFLPPSLHSNSNRHTSPSSLARHHKSRLLPPSCSFGQPPAATSLLPVPPAPQLKKPTVGMEKSGSLPLLFLLSCSVPENQRRITTRSAPPSLRATKGSSEHRPHPQGIFFCFRSSSNPAAWPQKIIGLLPMPLNVIVA; encoded by the exons ATGTCGCGGGGGTGCCACGTGCACCAACCCTACCCGCCACAtctctccttccttcctccctcgCTCCACTCCAACTCTAATCGCCacacctctccttcctctctcgcTCGACACCACAAGAgccgcctcctccctccttcctgctCGTTCGGACAGCCGCCGGCCGCTACATCCCTTCTTCCCGTTCCTCCTGCACCCCAACTCAAGAAGCCGACGGTGGGGATGGAGAAGTCAG GTTCTCTACCTCTGTTGTTTCTTCTATCGTGCTCGGTCCCCGAGAACCAGAGGCGTATCACCACCCGCAGTGCCCCGCCCTCTCTCAG AGCAACAAAAGGCTCCTCCGAGCACCGCCCTCATCCCCAAGGTATATTCTTCTGTTTCAGATCCAGCTCTAATCCTGCTGCATGGCCACAAAAAATAATTGGCTTGCTCCCCATGCCTCTGAATGTTATAGTTGCATAA
- the LOC123426028 gene encoding uncharacterized protein LOC123426028 isoform X1, which yields MSRGCHVHQPYPPHLSFLPPSLHSNSNRHTSPSSLARHHKSRLLPPSCSFGQPPAATSLLPVPPAPQLKKPTVGMEKSGSLPLLFLLSCSVPENQRRITTRSAPPSLSRATKGSSEHRPHPQGIFFCFRSSSNPAAWPQKIIGLLPMPLNVIVA from the exons ATGTCGCGGGGGTGCCACGTGCACCAACCCTACCCGCCACAtctctccttccttcctccctcgCTCCACTCCAACTCTAATCGCCacacctctccttcctctctcgcTCGACACCACAAGAgccgcctcctccctccttcctgctCGTTCGGACAGCCGCCGGCCGCTACATCCCTTCTTCCCGTTCCTCCTGCACCCCAACTCAAGAAGCCGACGGTGGGGATGGAGAAGTCAG GTTCTCTACCTCTGTTGTTTCTTCTATCGTGCTCGGTCCCCGAGAACCAGAGGCGTATCACCACCCGCAGTGCCCCGCCCTCTCTCAG CAGAGCAACAAAAGGCTCCTCCGAGCACCGCCCTCATCCCCAAGGTATATTCTTCTGTTTCAGATCCAGCTCTAATCCTGCTGCATGGCCACAAAAAATAATTGGCTTGCTCCCCATGCCTCTGAATGTTATAGTTGCATAA
- the LOC123426028 gene encoding uncharacterized protein LOC123426028 isoform X3, whose amino-acid sequence MSRGCHVHQPYPPHLSFLPPSLHSNSNRHTSPSSLARHHKSRLLPPSCSFGQPPAATSLLPVPPAPQLKKPTVGMEKSGSLPLLFLLSCSVPENQRRITTRSAPPSLRS is encoded by the exons ATGTCGCGGGGGTGCCACGTGCACCAACCCTACCCGCCACAtctctccttccttcctccctcgCTCCACTCCAACTCTAATCGCCacacctctccttcctctctcgcTCGACACCACAAGAgccgcctcctccctccttcctgctCGTTCGGACAGCCGCCGGCCGCTACATCCCTTCTTCCCGTTCCTCCTGCACCCCAACTCAAGAAGCCGACGGTGGGGATGGAGAAGTCAG GTTCTCTACCTCTGTTGTTTCTTCTATCGTGCTCGGTCCCCGAGAACCAGAGGCGTATCACCACCCGCAGTGCCCCGCCCTCTCTCAG GTCTTAG